The Belonocnema kinseyi isolate 2016_QV_RU_SX_M_011 chromosome 2, B_treatae_v1, whole genome shotgun sequence nucleotide sequence NNNNNNNNNNNNNNNNNNNNNNNNNNNNNNNNNNNNNNNNNNNATCGACTGACTGAGCacaagttgaagtgaaaaacgaattaaaattgatttttccagaaaaaccaGTTTTATGGCTCtaatgggaaaaataaaaaagctacaacttttttcctaagggaaaaaagatgcgaaatgaaattctacatctaggtatagtctttaaaaattaaaattcgaaaatgcttttgaaaacttccaggggcctccccactccccgcgaaataagtttatgtgcccttcttcgataCGGCAGCtcaattatacattttaattgatcgatgtaataataattattttactgagAATACAAGAGCACATGTCAAAgtccttgaaaatataatttatttgttatccTCTCCATAGCTGTAAATCTCATGACTAATTCTCTTGACATGTGGTTTTTGATGATATTGGTGATGGACTTTCGGATTTAATTTTCCCTGTAAAAAAGTAGACTCGAAGAATTActctgcaaaaaaatattattaataataaaaataattcataatatctttggtttcttttttataatgaaagGATCAGACCAAGACAGTTTTTCCAGTATGTTCTATCACACGTATGTATAAACACGATATGGCTTTGCCTTAATGCTGTTCCCGAGTAATATCCTACTCATAAGGATAAGACATGATCGAAAAAAATTATGGTCTCGCCACGCGCAACTAACAAAAAGTGAACCAATCAAATGGCCCGTAGAAATTCGTAAAGTGACCTCCATTTTTAAAAGGACGTTAAGTGGGAGTTTAAACCACGTTTACCGCTGCATGTGCGAATTATAGAACAGCTCGAAAACAGTCTTATCAATAATCGTATAAAGCTAAAATGAAAATCAGAAACATGTCgcttatatttataaagaatatcaaaatgggaaaagcgtgcttttaaaattttttaagtcctTTGCAACATATTTTTAGCATTATAATTCCATACTATGCGCACTgccgatttttgaaaaaacaaagaaagtttacaaatttcCTTGCAGTGTGTTTTTTATTACTGAActtattataaatcatttgaagTAATTGTATAAAATCGGCTAAANNNNNNNNNNNNNNNNNNNNNNNNNNNNNNNNNNNNNNNNNNNNNNNNNNNNNNNNNNNNNNNNNNNNNNNNNNNNNNNNNNNNNNNNNNNNNNNNNNNNATGTCAGGGGTATCTTCGATCGATAGTGTAGATATCTATTTTCGAGTATTGTGACAAGTATCTTATCCGATTCTCTTTTAAGAAAACCTTGTTCTGTGGCattccgtgtggaaataaccccatttggccctattacaagtcgggcactaatcgggggctagttgggctttttgttgtcaaaatttctgtcggggcctggtcggtggttgggcaagggctagtcgggcctttttgttcactaatgatttttttaattataaaacactaagaatatatttaacaataattttacaccgctttatggagaaaagatttattaatgttaaattcatcgcaaatatacttaataaatgattattaagttaattattttgtacgattattaagttaattattttgtacgcaaatcaactttttataaaaacaacgatcaaaatcttcaaaaagacgtaatcttatttttttgtaatattttttagaaaattgcgaatttctaggtataaggtgaaaagtctgccgaaagtcataagactctaagtTTGtgcagatgcttatttttaaattgatctcaaAGGTTtgtcatatgtaaataaagtctaatccttcatgcagttgaaattggaaagagaacaagtttttgattaatcagtgaagagtagTATCCTAgcagtaaactattaagcacggtacagttcagatttcgctaccacattcatttgagtcttgcggttctggactggtagctttaatgAAAATCCGCAAGGGGGACGCATCGAGTATTTAaaacagcagtccacacgtaacgaagaaTAATTACGCAGAGCAGAGACTACCCTGACAAACATGGCGGTTCATatagagcgaagctcttccattgctgccttccagctgaagtttttttttaaaattaatattccacaaatttttgggaattttagttacataatttcatgtatttttaagcgtaggatatgttcccgaTTAAATCTTGgataaatttgagcacttttaaatatttcaaaccagtttatggagatttctgcaaataataagtattttgacaaacttttaggggatgttccacaaattttggggagtttggttaatattccacgcggatgtattttcatatgacccctactagtacccgatcaggccccgattaggataagtcgggtcacctgactagctcccgactaatctaccgtgacgctactgttCGGGGGCTattcagatgacccgactagcccccgactttaagtggggtcgaatggtcgggaaccagactagtccCCCGTTCGAGTTTCTACACGGGAtgtctgtaaaaaaattattttttcgatctCTCCAGTATCTTNNNNNNNNNNNNNNNNNNNNNNNNNNNNNNNNNNNNNNNNNNNNNNNNNNNNNNNNNNNNNNNNNNNNNNNNNNNNNNNNNNNNNNNNNNNNNNNNNNNNttaagtggggtcgaatggtcgggaaccagactagtccCCCGTTCGAGTTTCTACACGGGAtgtctgtaaaaaaattattttttcgatctctccagtatctttttttataaaatttaattttttaaattttagaaaaaattctgaattgaagTGATATCTTAGATTGATAGTATAGTACATAGGTCATACAAATAGTATAGATATGTCATTTACCATCTCGATGATAATAGAGATTTCCTATAAACAACCAATAATTAACATTATAGTAAATTATATTCACTGGAGTTTTGTGAGCGACGTACTGAAATATTTGGACAATGCAACCAGACAGTTGTATTCAGATACAGTCAACGCTGGATTGGGAATAAAGCAAGAGACGAAAAGgtaagtaaaaattcaatttttaaattgattttagctaaaaaatttaattttttatatttttctgtttatatTAGATGGGAAGATTGTTTGGGAAATATGCCTCTTAGTGATGGTCTCTCCTACGAATTTGTCAGAGCCTATTTTCCAAACATGACAAAGGAGACTGtgagtaattatttttataacattaaatagaattttcatttgatttattcCGAAATAAAgcaacttttttcatttcttaaatgaATGAAGGAAGACATTATATTTTTCTCGAATATTTATTGTTCGCCggaaaatattggatttttattgtttttactgataaattatAACAGGGTCATTACAAGTCAGACTcagggtaaaaaaattaaaataaaatttagtacattttctgataataaatttcaacgaagacTGCGTAGAGTTTAATTACGACTTTATACGCTCTTTCGCTTCTTTTAGGGAATTCCTATTTTCTcccctgttttaaaaaaaaaggttagttttcttgtttgaagatacatctctttggttggaagtttgctttttttcggatgaaaactttttttattaaaaatgtaacaactccaactttggtcgaaaatttatgttcttaatataaaattcatcaaattctttgcaaattcatatattttattaaacacttgtttttttttggtaaaaaattaatcttgttcaagaattcatcattttggtggaattaaactgtttttttttatttccaataaaaatattttttgtttgaaatatcgtatattacattttttgttgagaattcatcttcattggttgaaaactcaactgtttgctttaaatttaattgaaaattaaaacatttttatgaaagtcCAACTATTCAATAGAAAAGttaccttgtttttaaattatattttcgagttgacaattcaactcaTTTGGCGATAATTCACTTTTTATGGTTCAAAGTTAACGCTCATTTACCTAAAAACTCTATTTTTCCATTTTCGATTGAATAATGTTCCATTATgagctcaaaattcaactatttagtaaaaaatataacagtttgaTAAAAGCTCatataatttgatacaaaatttatctttaaggtAAGAAAATTAGTctaagttattgaaaattgatctgtttgttacgattcaactatttgtttaaaaattcgtcttttttttatttaaccctttaaaaattgcttttttcaagaaattaattttgtaaacggaaaatttaactatttgtgttTTCAATTCAGACcatatcctttttagttgaaaattcaagtttcaactattttgctcaaaataaattttttcgtttaagacaactatttaaaatttttcctttggacagaaaaatcatcttttatggtagaaaattcatctttcttggttgaaaataaaatgtttttttttaatttgaaattttgggttaaaaattcacctgtctttaaaaaaattcctcttttttggctgaaagttcaacagttttttgttgaatattaatcttttttgtttgaaaattatttccttattATTCCCCTACTTTCATTTAAGGTAATCCGATTTCCCCTCTGCAGAGAGTATTTTGtagactttttaaagattttaagatcgattttatggtaattttcaTGGATATGGTGCTTCAAAGAATTTCTCAAGATTTCCGGATTTTTATTgaatatccaaaaaaaaattttaattttgagaaatttgaaagatttcgagggatttcaatattatttttcaaaaaactgtaatgaagaagtttaatttaatttatattgatgggattttgaatgatttctacttattttgaaggatttttgctcttatttattttaatatttttaaagattctgaagaatttcgaagagatttgaaaaatttcagagaattttgtaGCTTTTCTAAAGACTTGAAtatatttcgattaattttagaaaatgtttggaattttgttttcccaattatttcaaaagatttccgggATTtcgtaattcaaaaaatgttaaggattttCTTCAATCATCAACCCTGAATGGGGAATCGATGattggtataataataaataaaaaatatattatttaaaatatttctggtgaTTTAGAATGATTTCCACCCATCTTAATAAATTTTGATGACTTCCAAAAATTGCAGTGGGATTCAAATGATTTCAGCTATTATCTAAAtgaactttagggaataaataTCTTTTCGTTCACAAGATTTCTGCGAATTTAACTATCAAAAGAAATATTAAGTAACTAAAAAacttacaaagaattttattgattttgaactcttttaaatgcgtccaaagaattttaagtgatttaaaaaatttcaaggaatttctacgaattttgtaaagttttcaaagattttaagaatctaaaaaaaatgttataggatttaaattacaaaactgaaatagttaaacttttatttaaaaaaattagtttgcaacaaaaaataacaaattatcaggaaaatagttcaattttcaaaagtgatgaattttcaaaccaaaataatgaatctgtaactagaatagttgaattttcaaccaaaaagataagttttaaactaaaccAATAagtattcaacttttggttgaaaagataaattgtttaaccaaaacttgaattattaaattttaagttaaaaaaaaattaatgttcaaccaaacagattaagtttcacaaaaactatataatatacaatttaaataagttaaattttcagtttctacAACAGAACtaactttaagcaaaaaaaaacgaactttaagaaaatagattttttaccaactagataaattttcgaccgagaagattaatttctgccaaagaaagatgaattttgaactaaaaaagatcatttttcaaccaaaaattaaataattaaat carries:
- the LOC117183022 gene encoding neprilysin-11-like; translation: MSFTISMIIEISYKQPIINIIVNYIHWSFVSDVLKYLDNATRQLYSDTVNAGLGIKQETKRWEDCLGNMPLSDGLSYEFVRAYFPNMTKETVSNYFYNIK